Part of the Nostoc sp. ATCC 53789 genome, CAAGAACGTGTTGCTGAAGCACAAAGGACAATGGATTTACTCAAAGTTGAAGAACTAGAAGAATATCTCCAGACTGTGCCAGGTAATCAACGTACTGTCAAAGGTATTAATATAGCGGCTACAGAAAAACCAATTAAACAAAAGTTGGATCAAACCTTGGATAGTGCTGTTGTGTTGGGTAAAGAACTGACAACACTACGGAAAATTTCTCCCAAGGAGCGATCGCTCGAACAGAAACAACGCATTGAGCAATTAGTCTTAAATCAACAGCAACTTTTGGATAAATTTAACGAATTTATCAATAGTCCTTCAGTGAAAGCACAGATAGAGCAAATTAGCCGTACAGCTAGGCGGCAAAATTTGGATTTGGAGAATCTCAACGAACTTCGGGATAATTTGGCGAGATTGCCTCAAAAATCTGCAATCCTCTATCCACTGATTTTAAAAGATAGCTTGGAATTGGTATTAGTCACTCCTGAATCCCCACCGATTCATCGCACTGTTGCTGTAAAACGCGAAAATCTCCATCAAACAATTGGTACTTTCCGCCAAGCTTTAATCAACCCCAGCCGAAATATCAAAGCACCTGCACGCCAATTGTATGACTGGCTAATTAAACCTATAGAAAAAGACCTGAAGCAATCAGGTACACAAACTCTGATTTACGCTCCAGATGAGCAATTACGCTATATTCCTTTAACTGCTTTATATGATGGCAAACAATGGCTAGTGCAGCGTTTGGGTGTCAATCACATTACATCTGTCAGTCTGACTAACTTAAATACCCCACAAGAATCTACTTTGCGGGTTTTAGCTGGTGCTTTTACTAAAGGTAATTATCAAATTAAAGTTGGAAATCGACAGGTTGCTTTTGCTGGTTTGCCCTTTGCAACGCAAGAAGTGGAAAACTTAGCTGCTACGGTTCCTGAAACTACGAAGCTTTTAGATGATGCTTTTAGCCCCAAAGTCGCTGTACCCCAAATGGATGATTATACAATTGTCCATTTAGCGACTCATGCAGCCTTTGTGGTCGGTAAACCAGAAGATTCGTTTATTTTATTCGGAAATGGCGATCGCGTTAACTTGAGAAATGTCGCCACTTGGTCACTCCCCCATGTAGATTTGGTAGTGTTAAGTGCCTGTGAAACCGGCTTGGGAGGTAAGTTAGGTAACGGTGAGGAAATTTTGGGCTTTGGCTATCAGATGCAACAAACCGGCGCAAGAGCCGCGATCGCTTCGCTGTGGTCTGTAGATGATGGTGGGACACAAGCGCTTATGAGTGCTTTTTATGGTATCCTTACCACCGATAAGTTAACTAAAGCTGAAACCTTACGACAAGCTCAAGTCTCATTAATTACTGGAGACTGGAAAATAAGAAGCCACAATGTACCCGTGGCAGCAGTTAGTAATTTTAGTCACCCGTACTACTGGGCATCCTTTATTTTAATTGGCAATGGACTTTAGGTGTTGACCGTTTCCCATCTCTGTCAAAGGATGCCTTGTTCAACTTTGTGGCTGATTCCCACCAAAAAAAATTCATTAAAAATTCATAATTCATGACTTATAATTCATAATTTCTTTATGTAAACAGGTTTTAACTCAAGCATAATTATGTTGGTTGCTTGATAGTTATGATTTTTCTTAACCTATTTTTTAGTTAGGAATTATGAATTAGTAATTACTAATTATTATGCTAATTCTGATTAACAGTGCATTTTAACTTTCAGCTAAAAGCTCAAAATCAGGCTCGTGAGGTTTTAGCAGATAGAAAAAAATAGGCGATGGGCTACAAGCCAATCACTTGATGGTAATGGAGAACAGACTAAGAGCGATCGCTAACTAAGCCATCATTACCAATTACCGATAATCGATTTCTAATTTGCGATCGACCTTTGGAACCTTAATATTTCTTGGCAAGAATTTTAGAGTCTGTATCGGTTTGCATAGATTGCTTGACAAGATCAGCCAGTTCGTCGAGTTGGCTAATTGCCTCTGCGCCTTCTAGCTTCATTAATTCGCGGTCATCCCGCATTTCCGTCCAAGTAATCCCGTAATCGGACACCAAAAACCGAATCAGGTGGTTATCACCCAAGCTAACCATAAACGATGCACTATTCATTTGGTCGCCACAGGTATAACAAGAAGCAGGATACCCGCGCCGCTCTAATACGACTGCCAAGGCTTGCAGGTTCATTACCAAGTCTTGGACGAATTGTCGATGTTGATGTGCTAGTCTCAGAAACACTTTTGTCCTCCAGACACCACAGTCATTTGAGTTTCTTTTATATTTTCTTTAGATTTTCTCATCCACTGGTATTGTAAACTATTCAATACAATTACCAGACAGATAATATTGAGTCGTTAATTGACTACCTTGTTTAGGGTAGTAGATCAGGGTTTTGAGCGCCGTATCAAACTATTCAGTTTGCAAATTAAAAATCTCGGACAGAATTGCTAAATTTAACTATATCTTTATACACTTCTGTCAGGGTAGATTCTTACATGAAGCATTCCGCTTTAAGAGTAACTTAAATCTAGCACTAGTCAAGTACAGAAAAGCTTCATATTTAATTTTTACTGATGATGTGCAGCCGATTTCAGTGTCATTTAAGTCTATAACGTAGTTTTGCATCGTTATAGTGTCTCTTGCTTAGATGTTTAATCTGTTCTCTTTCTAACGTAGATTTTGGTATAGACCAATAATTAGGTATACCAAATTTCTTCCTCCCGTATATATAAAGTTGAGCAGATGACAGTGTAAATTTTAGATCCAGTACTAAAAGAAGATTAAGTATAGTACTTTATACAACCTTCACGTAGCCGATAGATTAAGTCTGAGTGTAGAATCCAGAATGGATCACCTTAACACTGACAGTATCTAAACTCAGCAGAGCAATGTTGCCATTTAGGCAATATTTTCAGCTATTTTGGGATTATCCTCAAAAAGTGGTACGAACCAAAACAGATAAATTTGGAAAGATAATTATTTTAGTTTGGTTTTGCCACAAAAAATCTATGTATAGTGTATTTCGATTATTTACTCAAACTGAGTAATTATTTTTTATTGAAAGTCGGCATGGGCATTAGTAACTCTTCCCTATACCTCAAAACTCCACCCAAAAGGGGATGGAGTTTCAATACTTTTCGGTTAAACCCAATAATCTCTCTTTTGGTCTGGGGGAAGGTTAAAGGGTAATGGGGAAAGGGAAATTCAAACCCTTTCCCTTTCCCCTTTCCCCCTTAACCGAAAAGTATTGGATGGAGTTTTTCATTACCGACTAAACATTGCTCGTAGTGCTAACAAGTTTTTCCCCTTTTAACATCCGCGCCGCAGCTTCGAGGAGAGCTTCTTCAAGATAGGGCTTGGTAAAGTAGCCACTAGCACCGAGTTGAGCTGCAATTTGTCTGTGTTTGTCTGCACCCCGCGAGGTGAGCATAGCGATCGGTAGGTGGTTGAGGTTAGAGTCTTTCTGAATGCGAGAGAGTAATTCCAGACCATCGCAACGGGGCATTTCGATGTCGCAAAATACGATATCGCAAGGCAGACCGGAGCGGAGTTTATCCCAAGCTTCCTGTCCGTCACGCGCCTGTTCTACACGATAACCGGCTTTGTTAAATGTCAGGGATAGCAATTCTCGGACTGTAATCGAATCATCGACGATCAGCACTGTCGGGTCAATCTTCGCAGGAGAGGTGTCTATGGGAGCCCCTTTCTGTTGCCAAGAATTGCCACCCATTTGTGTAGAAATCCGTCCCTGGAAGATGTCAATTATTTCCAGCACATCAGCAATAGGCATAATCCGACCATCACCCAAGACTGTAGCACCAGCGACACCAATGGGTTTAGGCGCTGGGCCTTCAAATTGCTTAATTACAATTTCTTGTTCGCTTAACACCAGGTCAATCTGTAGAGCAATCAAGGTATTTGCCGATCGCACCACAACCACAGAAACCATATCATCATCTCGCGTACCGCCATAGACATTACCGCGACTGATTTGGCGATTGAAGGTTAAAAGCTCCTTCAGGGGTCGGAATGGTAGTACTGTATCGCGCCAGGAAATAAATGATTGTCCATTGGCATCGTGCTGAATATTTTTCACTGGTATATCTAGCGTATCTTCTACACCATCCATCGGGAAGGCGATCCTGGAGCGATCGGAGACGCAGCAGAGAGCTTTACAAATACTCAAAGTCAGTGGTAGACGAATCGTGAAGGTGGTTCCCTTACCGATCGCAGAATCGGTGTTCACTGTCCCCCGAATTTCGCTAATCTCAGAACGCACTACGTCCATACCGACACCACGACCGGAAATTTCATCTGCTTGGTCTTTGATTGTAAAACCAGACTGGAATAGCAGATCGTAGACTTCCAGGCGAGACATGGCTTTTGCTTGCGCTTCTGTAATCATGCCAATCTTCACCGCCTTAGCCTTAACCTTGGCGGAATCGATACCTGCGCCATCATCGCCTACAGAAATGATCGTTTGGTTGCCTTGGTAGAAGGCACGGATAGTAATAATTCCCACAGGTGGTTTACCAGCAGCTTGTCGTTCTTCTGGCGTTTCAATACCGTGAGCGATCGCATTATTCAGCATGTGAGTTAATGGATCGGTCAGATGATCCAAAATCATCTTGTCAATTAAGGTATCACCACCTTCGATTACCAACTCCACTTGTTTGCCACATTTGATGGCGTTGTCGCGCACTCCTCGCCGCCAGCGATCGATAGTTTGGGCAAAAGGAACCATTCGCGCTCTTGTTAATCCCTCTTGTAGCTGGGTGGTTACTTGGCGGAACTGCCTTGCGACTCGCTCGGTTTCTTCGGTGACAAAATCAATATCACTTGCCGACTCACGGACTCGCACAATGCGTTCGATCATCTGCTGTGAGAGTGTATGGAAGGGAGTAAAACGATCCATTTCTAACTCGCTAAAACCCCTATCAGCATTGAAATCAGGTGCTTGCAAGCCAGAGTCTTTCTTTTTGCGTCCAGCTAATAAAGAGGCTTCTAAGAGCGATCGCTCGTACAACTCTTGCATCCTTGCGCCCACATCCGAGAGTTGTTGTACCTGAATCAGCAAGTTATCTAATGACTGCCGCAGCCGTTCATGATCTTGC contains:
- a CDS encoding CHAT domain-containing protein; its protein translation is MQPNLQYVSLITLTILSFLGFGMAYPDNNQVSTNTRLKYNFGEKAQALPQNNQLLEIERLNEEAIKESRQGESEEALQRLQQALAITRERGERSWEAVTFNNIGRVYQTQRKYPEALKSYQQALLINRELGDLVRLGKTYSNIGYLFDIQNQPELAIFFYKHCLINREKARLNPSALSAPQPNAYSITVSQTYRILGEQLLKQERVAEAQRTMDLLKVEELEEYLQTVPGNQRTVKGINIAATEKPIKQKLDQTLDSAVVLGKELTTLRKISPKERSLEQKQRIEQLVLNQQQLLDKFNEFINSPSVKAQIEQISRTARRQNLDLENLNELRDNLARLPQKSAILYPLILKDSLELVLVTPESPPIHRTVAVKRENLHQTIGTFRQALINPSRNIKAPARQLYDWLIKPIEKDLKQSGTQTLIYAPDEQLRYIPLTALYDGKQWLVQRLGVNHITSVSLTNLNTPQESTLRVLAGAFTKGNYQIKVGNRQVAFAGLPFATQEVENLAATVPETTKLLDDAFSPKVAVPQMDDYTIVHLATHAAFVVGKPEDSFILFGNGDRVNLRNVATWSLPHVDLVVLSACETGLGGKLGNGEEILGFGYQMQQTGARAAIASLWSVDDGGTQALMSAFYGILTTDKLTKAETLRQAQVSLITGDWKIRSHNVPVAAVSNFSHPYYWASFILIGNGL
- a CDS encoding DUF1815 family protein: MFLRLAHQHRQFVQDLVMNLQALAVVLERRGYPASCYTCGDQMNSASFMVSLGDNHLIRFLVSDYGITWTEMRDDRELMKLEGAEAISQLDELADLVKQSMQTDTDSKILAKKY